CCACGCGTTGCGAACAACTCCTGGTGATTGCCATGTTCCAGGATGCTGCCTTTTTCGATCACCAGAATCTGATCGGCGCGGCGAATGGTGGACAGTCGATGGGCGATGACGAACGTTGTCCGCCCGCGCATCAGGTATGCCAGGCCTTCCTGAATGAGCGACTCCGATTCCGAATCGAGGCTGGAGGTGGCCTCGTCCAGGATCAGGATGCGGGGATCGGCGAGTATCGCGCGCGCGATGGAGATGCGTTGGCGCTGTCCGCCGCTGAGTTTCACACCGCGCTCGCCAATCACCGTATCGTACTGGTCGGCAAAACGCTCCGCGAATTCGCTGACGTGCGCGATGTTGCAGGCGAGGAGTATCTGTTCCTGGGTGGCATAGGGACGCGAGAAAGCCACATTGTCACGAATTGTCCCATCAAACAGGAAGGATTCCTGCAACACCACTCCCAGGTGCGGGCGATACGAGTTCAAGCGAACATTCGACAGGTCTACGCCATCTACCAGGATACGGCCCTCTTCCGGCACATGAAACGCCGCAATCAATCCGATGATGGTGGATTTGCCTGACCCGGACGATCCCACCAACGCGGTAACACTGCCCGGCTCCGCGCGAAAGGAAACTTCATGCAGAACGGGTGTGCCCTGATCATACGAAAAGCTGATATGATCAAAAACAATTTCTCCGCGAATCCCCGACAGCGCGATCGTGCGTTTTGGGTCGGTGTCCTCGGGAGATTCCCGCAAGACTTCGCGGGTGCGGTCGAGGCCCGCCACTGCTTCAGTTAATTGCGTGCCGATGCCAACTACTTGTATGAGTGGGGCAACCAGGAATCCCAGAAACATGGTGTAAGTGAAGAAGCCGCCCAGCGTGAGTGAGCCGCTCAACACCTGGCTGGCCCCGATGTACATGACGATGGAACCGACTACGCCGATCAGCGCCGCTGATGAAGATGTGAGCACGGAC
The DNA window shown above is from Acidobacteriota bacterium and carries:
- a CDS encoding ABC transporter ATP-binding protein; this encodes MDPHSKKPKKSVKETLATLPEVWELLRPRRGLLAIGMVLTGINSVSGLVLPASLKYLIDDVIGQRQTDLLPWLVGAVMTATLIQAGTSFALTQTLSIAAQKLIAELRRKVQEHVGRLPVAYYDSNKSGALVSRIMNDVEGVRNLIGTGLVQFVGGLLTAAIALVVLVRISPLMTGIAFSFLLIFGLVLRKAFRTIRPIFRERSKINAEVAGRLTESIGGVRVVKGYHAEQREHSVFAAGVQRLLDNVLRSLTAMSVLTSSSAALIGVVGSIVMYIGASQVLSGSLTLGGFFTYTMFLGFLVAPLIQVVGIGTQLTEAVAGLDRTREVLRESPEDTDPKRTIALSGIRGEIVFDHISFSYDQGTPVLHEVSFRAEPGSVTALVGSSGSGKSTIIGLIAAFHVPEEGRILVDGVDLSNVRLNSYRPHLGVVLQESFLFDGTIRDNVAFSRPYATQEQILLACNIAHVSEFAERFADQYDTVIGERGVKLSGGQRQRISIARAILADPRILILDEATSSLDSESESLIQEGLAYLMRGRTTFVIAHRLSTIRRADQILVIEKGSILEHGNHQELFATRG